The Narcine bancroftii isolate sNarBan1 chromosome 11, sNarBan1.hap1, whole genome shotgun sequence genome has a window encoding:
- the ppcdc gene encoding phosphopantothenoylcysteine decarboxylase isoform X4: MRRVLVAASGSVAALKLPELVGRLLELGQVEVKVVTTEHAKHFYDPKDIPAEVYSDSDEWKMWNQRADPVLHIELRRWADVMVIAPLDANTLGKIASGICDNLLTCIVRAWDLKRPLLFCPAMNTAMWEHPITAVQIQTLKSFGYIDVPCIVKNLVCGDEGPRVELPSASVT, encoded by the exons ATGCGCCGGGTGCTGGTGGCTGCGAGCGGCTCCGTGGCCGCGCTCAAACTGCCCGAGCTGGTGGGCCGGCTGCTGGAGCTcggacag GTTGAAGTAAAAGTGGTGACCACAGAACATGCCAAACACTTTTATGACCCCAAAGATATTCCTGCTGAAGTATACAGTGACTCGGATGAGTGGAAG ATGTGGAACCAGAGGGCAGATCCTGTCCTGCACATTGAACTGAGACGCTGGGCCGATGTGATGGTGATCGCGCCTTTGGATGCCAATACTCTGGGGAAGATAGCCAGTGGAATCTGTGATAACTTATTG ACTTGTATTGTTCGAGCCTGGGATCTGAAAAGGCCTTTGCTTTTCTGCCCGGCCATGAACACAGCAATGTGGGAACATCCCATCACAGCCGTGCAGATCCAAACACTGAAGAGCTTTGGTTACATCGATGTGCCTTGCATTGTAAAGAATCTGGTTTGTGGTGATGAAG
- the ppcdc gene encoding phosphopantothenoylcysteine decarboxylase isoform X5, which yields MRRVLVAASGSVAALKLPELVGRLLELGQVEVKVVTTEHAKHFYDPKDIPAEVYSDSDEWKMWNQRADPVLHIELRRWADVMVIAPLDANTLGKIASGICDNLLTCIVRAWDLKRPLLFCPAMNTAMWEHPITAVQIQTLKSFGYIDVPCIVKNLVCGDEDTNKNILKIEV from the exons ATGCGCCGGGTGCTGGTGGCTGCGAGCGGCTCCGTGGCCGCGCTCAAACTGCCCGAGCTGGTGGGCCGGCTGCTGGAGCTcggacag GTTGAAGTAAAAGTGGTGACCACAGAACATGCCAAACACTTTTATGACCCCAAAGATATTCCTGCTGAAGTATACAGTGACTCGGATGAGTGGAAG ATGTGGAACCAGAGGGCAGATCCTGTCCTGCACATTGAACTGAGACGCTGGGCCGATGTGATGGTGATCGCGCCTTTGGATGCCAATACTCTGGGGAAGATAGCCAGTGGAATCTGTGATAACTTATTG ACTTGTATTGTTCGAGCCTGGGATCTGAAAAGGCCTTTGCTTTTCTGCCCGGCCATGAACACAGCAATGTGGGAACATCCCATCACAGCCGTGCAGATCCAAACACTGAAGAGCTTTGGTTACATCGATGTGCCTTGCATTGTAAAGAATCTGGTTTGTGGTGATGAAG